A window of Chloracidobacterium sp. N contains these coding sequences:
- a CDS encoding HlyD family secretion protein: MALSRTKKLFIVGGVTLLIAGIVAASLLTRRTDALSVQIEPVRRRELLEAKVSASGEVRPVALYNLTAEVPGRVTDIFVKEGDVVRKGQPLVKVDPTQQLTSQQSAEANYRAAEQDARATETQVLSARNLVTQNKAQLIAAETDLNRLKAQLDLQKVQLQRTTELLEAGVVSRAEFDTAQANYEVAKAAYDAQLVQIERLRQVVKDAEIAVQRAEESSKSAWQRVKASQAQLTNAQYFLDQTIRKSPIDGVVSSLPVRVGEFAVANFNTTPLMTIADMSEINVEVQVDETDIANVRIGQPAKVKVDSLGDTEIPGQVAEVGQSAVTRSGQTIAANTTSQEAKNFKVKIRLEPSEKDRARLRPGMSATAVITTDTRRNVLVVPLQALVSRDPSEMSQTTPPAPTPPPASGEGDKKPAKRNEVSGVFVEEGGKARFVPVTTGILGETDIEVVEGLSEGQLVVTGPYRLLRTLRPGTSITRDAKAETTNQGKG; encoded by the coding sequence ATGGCACTGAGTCGAACCAAAAAACTTTTCATCGTTGGCGGCGTGACCCTGCTCATCGCCGGAATCGTCGCGGCCAGCCTCCTGACGCGGCGGACCGATGCGCTGAGCGTCCAGATTGAGCCGGTCAGACGGCGTGAGTTGCTTGAGGCCAAAGTCTCAGCCTCCGGCGAAGTGCGTCCGGTGGCGCTGTACAACCTCACGGCCGAAGTTCCGGGGCGCGTGACGGATATTTTTGTCAAAGAGGGTGACGTGGTTCGCAAAGGGCAACCCCTGGTCAAGGTGGACCCCACCCAGCAGTTGACCTCGCAGCAGAGCGCCGAAGCCAACTATCGCGCGGCCGAGCAGGATGCCCGCGCCACTGAGACCCAGGTTCTGAGCGCCCGCAATCTCGTCACCCAGAACAAGGCACAGCTCATTGCGGCCGAAACTGATCTCAACCGGCTCAAAGCCCAGCTCGACTTGCAGAAGGTTCAGTTGCAGCGCACCACCGAGTTGCTTGAGGCAGGCGTGGTGTCACGCGCCGAGTTTGACACGGCGCAGGCCAACTACGAGGTCGCCAAGGCCGCCTACGACGCCCAGCTCGTTCAGATCGAACGCCTCCGGCAGGTTGTCAAGGACGCCGAGATTGCGGTTCAGCGGGCTGAAGAATCCAGCAAATCGGCCTGGCAGCGCGTCAAAGCCTCCCAGGCACAGTTGACGAATGCGCAGTATTTCCTCGACCAGACCATTCGCAAGTCGCCCATTGATGGTGTGGTGTCGAGCCTGCCCGTGCGGGTCGGCGAATTTGCCGTTGCCAACTTCAATACTACGCCCCTGATGACGATTGCTGACATGTCGGAAATCAACGTCGAAGTCCAGGTGGACGAAACCGACATTGCCAACGTTCGGATTGGACAGCCGGCCAAGGTCAAGGTGGACTCTTTGGGCGACACCGAGATTCCCGGCCAGGTGGCCGAAGTCGGACAAAGCGCCGTGACCCGCTCCGGGCAGACGATTGCGGCCAACACGACTTCCCAGGAAGCCAAGAACTTCAAGGTCAAAATTCGCCTTGAACCATCTGAAAAAGACCGGGCGCGGCTTCGTCCCGGCATGTCGGCCACGGCCGTCATCACCACCGATACCCGGCGCAATGTCCTCGTCGTTCCGCTGCAAGCCCTGGTCAGCCGCGACCCATCCGAGATGTCTCAGACGACGCCCCCCGCTCCAACGCCGCCTCCCGCCAGCGGTGAAGGTGACAAAAAGCCGGCCAAGCGCAACGAGGTTTCCGGTGTTTTCGTCGAGGAAGGCGGCAAGGCGAGGTTTGTGCCCGTCACGACGGGTATTCTGGGTGAAACGGACATCGAAGTTGTCGAGGGCCTGTCGGAAGGGCAGTTGGTCGTGACCGGCCCCTACCGCCTGCTTCGCACGCTCCGGCCGGGAACGTCCATCACCCGCGACGCCAAGGCGGAAACGACCAACCAAGGCAAAGGATGA
- a CDS encoding amidohydrolase family protein, producing MTVLYTAQWVLPVATSPIQDGAVAVAEGRIVAVGSEAEVRARLARLGALETVALGRAALCPGFVNVHSHLELTALRGRLEDLSFFDWIRTLTRLRGEQMAAADLEVSAQWGVVEAARAGITTLADTETSGAGFRALCQGGLRGIAYQEVFGPDPMQAKKSLTGLKRRLEALRPAETDLVRLGISPHAVYSVSSLLFRLVIEYAERQALPVAIHCAESQAEDDFLRSGQGPFAQFLRERGIAWTPPRVSTIRYLSDLNVLRVKPLLIHAVRATEEDIGLLTFHGASVAHCPKSNAKFGHGIAPVSRMRQRGVRVGLGTDSVASNNVCDLLDEGRFAQLLSRATQGDGQLLPAAALLQWMTLDGACALGLDDRIGTLEVGKEADLVGISLAGPHLEPVYDPVAALVTAATGRDVVLTVVQGRVIYDGQRVLTLDEDRLREHLRQFAGRLGTVHGT from the coding sequence ATGACAGTTCTTTACACAGCCCAGTGGGTGCTTCCGGTGGCCACCTCGCCAATTCAGGACGGGGCCGTTGCCGTCGCCGAGGGGCGCATCGTGGCGGTGGGGTCCGAAGCCGAAGTGCGTGCCCGCCTGGCGCGCCTGGGGGCGCTCGAAACCGTGGCCCTGGGACGCGCCGCCCTGTGCCCCGGTTTCGTCAATGTCCACAGCCACCTGGAGTTGACGGCGCTGCGCGGCCGCCTGGAAGACCTGTCGTTCTTCGACTGGATTCGGACCCTGACCCGTCTGCGCGGCGAGCAGATGGCGGCCGCGGATTTGGAAGTCTCGGCGCAGTGGGGTGTTGTCGAGGCGGCCCGGGCCGGCATCACGACCCTGGCCGATACGGAAACTTCCGGCGCAGGTTTTCGCGCCCTGTGCCAGGGTGGACTGCGCGGCATCGCCTATCAGGAAGTCTTCGGCCCTGACCCGATGCAGGCCAAAAAAAGTCTCACCGGCCTCAAGCGGCGGCTGGAAGCCCTGCGCCCGGCGGAAACCGACCTGGTGCGGCTCGGCATCTCTCCCCACGCCGTTTATTCCGTGTCGTCCCTGCTGTTCCGGCTCGTCATCGAATACGCCGAACGGCAGGCGCTTCCGGTGGCGATTCACTGTGCCGAATCCCAGGCCGAGGATGATTTTCTGCGGAGCGGACAGGGACCCTTCGCGCAGTTTCTGCGGGAGCGCGGCATTGCCTGGACGCCGCCCCGGGTGTCAACCATCCGGTATCTCAGCGACCTGAATGTGCTGCGGGTCAAGCCACTGCTCATTCACGCCGTACGCGCCACGGAAGAGGACATCGGCCTGCTGACCTTCCACGGCGCCAGCGTGGCTCACTGCCCAAAATCCAATGCCAAGTTCGGGCACGGCATCGCTCCGGTCAGCCGGATGCGCCAGCGGGGCGTGCGCGTCGGGTTGGGCACGGACAGCGTGGCCTCCAACAATGTCTGCGACCTGCTCGATGAAGGGCGGTTCGCCCAGCTTCTCAGCCGCGCCACCCAGGGCGACGGTCAACTGCTGCCGGCGGCCGCCCTGCTCCAGTGGATGACGCTGGATGGCGCGTGCGCCCTTGGGCTGGATGACCGCATCGGCACGCTCGAAGTCGGCAAGGAAGCCGACCTCGTGGGGATTTCCCTCGCCGGCCCGCATCTCGAACCGGTCTATGACCCGGTGGCGGCGCTTGTGACGGCGGCCACCGGACGGGATGTGGTGCTGACGGTTGTCCAGGGGCGGGTGATTTACGACGGTCAACGGGTGCTGACCCTGGACGAAGACCGGCTTCGGGAGCATTTGCGGCAGTTTGCCGGGCGGCTGGGTACGGTTCACGGAACGTGA
- a CDS encoding YicC/YloC family endoribonuclease, translating into MNSMTGFGRASLTTDEFSLTVELRTVNNRFLDIQVRLPSELAAAEVPLRKLIQARLQRGRVEATVSLVQQRPVTFQVNLPLVQGYVAALRQAQAATGVAGDFDLSLIARLPGAIQPVTETDAAFTARLAEGLLTAAGQALDALTAMRQTEGAALAQEIAARLEQIAARIPEIEAAAALVFENQRARLERRMQALLRDLGSLDETRLAQEAAYAAERCDITEEVARLRSHVAQMRDLLTSDAAGVGKAMDFLLQEMNREVNTMLSKTSDTTVHDVALFIKTEVEKIKEQAQNVE; encoded by the coding sequence ATGAACAGCATGACCGGCTTTGGCCGTGCCAGCCTTACCACCGATGAGTTCTCCCTGACGGTCGAGCTGCGGACGGTCAACAACCGGTTTCTCGACATTCAGGTGCGGTTGCCCTCCGAGTTGGCAGCGGCTGAAGTGCCGTTGCGCAAGCTCATCCAGGCGCGGCTGCAACGGGGGCGGGTTGAAGCCACAGTGAGTCTGGTTCAGCAGCGCCCGGTGACGTTTCAGGTCAACCTGCCGCTCGTGCAGGGCTATGTGGCGGCGCTCCGGCAGGCGCAGGCAGCAACCGGCGTGGCCGGGGACTTTGACCTCAGTCTGATTGCACGGCTGCCCGGCGCAATCCAGCCGGTCACGGAGACCGATGCCGCCTTTACCGCGCGTCTTGCAGAAGGGCTGCTGACCGCAGCCGGACAGGCCCTCGACGCCCTGACGGCGATGCGCCAGACGGAAGGCGCGGCCCTGGCGCAGGAGATTGCCGCCCGACTGGAACAGATTGCCGCGCGCATTCCCGAAATCGAAGCGGCGGCGGCACTGGTGTTCGAGAACCAGCGCGCCCGGCTGGAGCGCCGGATGCAGGCCCTGCTCCGTGACCTCGGCAGCCTGGATGAGACCCGCCTGGCGCAGGAAGCCGCCTATGCCGCGGAACGCTGTGACATTACGGAAGAAGTCGCCCGTCTGCGGAGCCACGTGGCGCAGATGCGTGACCTGCTGACCAGTGACGCCGCCGGAGTCGGCAAGGCAATGGATTTTCTCTTACAGGAAATGAACCGCGAAGTGAATACGATGCTGTCCAAAACCAGTGACACCACGGTTCACGACGTGGCGCTTTTCATCAAGACCGAAGTCGAGAAAATCAAGGAGCAGGCCCAGAATGTCGAGTGA
- the gmk gene encoding guanylate kinase: protein MSSDRPHSLRRGMLVVVSAPSGGGKSTLLSRLLKSVDNLYYSVSYTTRPPRPGERHGEHYYFVSPDDFERMREHGEFLESALVHGHFYGTHRKFVETRLEQGHDLILDIDVQGAESVANIMPEATRIFIMPPSYEVLRQRLCARGSDQPQVIARRLRNATQEVRRFREFHYVIVNDDLDRALRSLICIITAERERWRLSEKWLEAIVDTFDAESLPLEGEKL, encoded by the coding sequence ATGTCGAGTGACCGGCCGCATTCTCTTCGTCGCGGCATGCTGGTGGTTGTCTCCGCGCCGTCGGGGGGAGGGAAATCCACGCTCCTGAGTCGTCTGCTGAAGTCAGTGGACAATCTCTACTATTCGGTTTCCTACACCACACGCCCGCCACGTCCCGGCGAACGGCACGGCGAGCACTACTACTTTGTCTCGCCGGACGACTTCGAGCGCATGCGCGAGCACGGGGAGTTCCTGGAATCAGCGCTGGTGCACGGTCACTTTTACGGTACGCACCGGAAGTTCGTCGAAACGCGCCTGGAACAGGGCCACGATCTCATTCTCGACATTGATGTGCAGGGCGCGGAAAGCGTGGCCAACATCATGCCGGAAGCGACCCGGATTTTCATCATGCCACCCAGTTACGAGGTGCTGCGCCAGCGGCTCTGCGCCCGTGGGAGCGATCAGCCCCAGGTCATCGCCCGGCGGCTGCGCAATGCCACACAGGAAGTGCGGCGCTTTCGGGAGTTTCACTACGTCATCGTCAACGATGACCTTGACCGTGCGCTCCGGTCGCTCATCTGCATCATTACCGCCGAGCGCGAGCGATGGCGCCTGTCGGAAAAATGGCTCGAAGCCATCGTGGACACGTTTGATGCTGAATCTTTGCCACTGGAGGGAGAGAAGCTATGA
- the rpoZ gene encoding DNA-directed RNA polymerase subunit omega, translating to MTTPTTTNEMETKPTENHIHRFPDSKYRLILVAAARSKQLQKGREPRLRSSSHKPTRIALEEVSQGLVPFEVLPPRQSTIPHHEDGIISV from the coding sequence ATGACGACGCCGACAACGACCAATGAAATGGAAACCAAGCCGACTGAAAACCACATTCACCGTTTTCCCGACAGCAAGTATCGCCTGATCCTGGTGGCGGCGGCGCGCAGCAAGCAGCTTCAGAAGGGACGCGAGCCGCGTCTGCGCTCTTCCAGCCACAAGCCAACCCGCATTGCGCTGGAAGAAGTCAGCCAGGGGTTGGTGCCCTTTGAGGTCCTTCCGCCGCGTCAGTCCACCATCCCCCACCATGAGGATGGCATTATCAGCGTTTGA
- a CDS encoding amidohydrolase has translation MTHWMTHWMTYGWTTDRTTGWWLPGMLLGILLGLSAAAPGRTPPADVLFINGTVHTLDDRQPRAEAVAVRRGRIVFVGSTAEAMTYRGPKTRLVDLAGAVMYPGFTDAHCHLFGIGERELTLNLEGTNTRAAFLAAVAARVAQTPKGEWIVGRGWIETFWTPPTFPTAAELDAIAPEHPVFLVRADGHASVVNTLALRQAGIDAQTPNPPGGDILRDATTGQPTGMLIDRAQDLVRRLLPRLSPEDYERAAMAGAQRELSLGWCTIHNAGSSLLETNLLRRLCRTGAIKLRVYNAAANRPAEVAALLRRGPIIGEANGRFTMRTIKAYMDGALGSRGAALLAPYADADTTGLFLTPPDELRALCRQALRAGIQIQTHAIGDRANRQVLDIYEQVFAEVPPAQRRVRDPRWRIEHAQILHPSDIPRFAQLGVIASMQPSHAISDLHFAPRRLGLERLAGAYAWRSLLDGKAIIAGGSDAPVERGEPLIEFYAAVTRKDLTGFSGAGWHPKQAVSRLEALKMLTLWPAYAAFEEDLAGTIAVGKRADFTVLSADLLTIPETDILRARCRMTIIGGEVVFRAQEPTTGNSAPAGTGSGNQPDKRRAPQPHNWRWKQVGAAGRPLDAGVDHRAKQSPPQPPAIERF, from the coding sequence ATGACGCACTGGATGACGCACTGGATGACGTACGGCTGGACGACCGACCGGACGACCGGATGGTGGCTGCCAGGGATGCTGCTGGGGATACTGCTGGGATTGTCTGCCGCCGCGCCGGGGCGGACGCCGCCGGCCGATGTCCTGTTCATCAACGGCACCGTGCACACCCTCGATGACCGGCAACCCCGGGCCGAGGCCGTTGCCGTCCGGCGCGGGCGTATCGTTTTTGTCGGGTCCACGGCCGAAGCCATGACCTACCGTGGCCCCAAAACGCGCCTTGTGGACCTGGCCGGAGCCGTGATGTACCCCGGCTTCACCGATGCCCACTGCCACCTGTTTGGCATCGGCGAACGCGAACTGACCCTGAATCTGGAAGGAACCAACACCCGCGCCGCCTTTCTGGCTGCCGTTGCCGCCCGCGTTGCCCAGACACCCAAAGGCGAATGGATCGTTGGGCGCGGCTGGATTGAGACCTTCTGGACGCCGCCCACCTTTCCGACCGCGGCAGAACTCGATGCCATCGCGCCGGAGCATCCGGTGTTTCTGGTACGGGCGGACGGGCATGCCAGCGTGGTCAACACCCTGGCGCTCAGGCAGGCCGGGATTGACGCACAGACGCCCAACCCACCCGGCGGCGACATCCTGCGGGACGCGACCACCGGCCAACCAACCGGGATGCTCATTGACCGCGCCCAGGACCTCGTCCGGCGGCTGCTGCCCCGCCTGTCGCCCGAAGATTACGAGCGCGCGGCCATGGCCGGTGCGCAGCGTGAGCTGTCGCTCGGCTGGTGCACCATTCACAACGCCGGCAGCTCCCTTCTGGAAACGAACCTGCTGCGCCGCCTCTGCCGCACGGGTGCTATCAAGCTCCGGGTGTACAACGCGGCGGCCAACCGTCCGGCGGAAGTCGCGGCCCTGCTCCGCCGCGGCCCCATCATCGGCGAAGCCAACGGACGCTTCACCATGCGGACAATCAAGGCGTACATGGACGGCGCACTGGGGTCACGCGGCGCAGCCCTGCTGGCCCCCTACGCCGACGCCGACACCACAGGTCTGTTTCTCACTCCACCGGACGAACTGCGCGCCCTGTGCCGGCAGGCGCTGCGCGCCGGCATTCAAATCCAGACGCATGCCATTGGGGATCGGGCCAACCGCCAGGTACTGGACATTTACGAGCAGGTGTTTGCTGAAGTGCCGCCAGCCCAGCGCCGGGTGCGCGATCCGCGCTGGCGCATCGAGCATGCCCAGATTCTGCATCCTTCCGACATCCCGCGCTTTGCCCAACTCGGTGTCATTGCGTCCATGCAGCCCTCGCACGCCATCAGTGACCTGCACTTTGCCCCGCGCCGGCTGGGGCTGGAACGTCTGGCCGGAGCCTATGCCTGGCGGTCGCTGCTCGATGGCAAAGCCATCATTGCCGGCGGCTCGGATGCGCCCGTCGAACGCGGTGAACCCCTCATCGAGTTTTATGCGGCTGTGACACGGAAAGACCTGACCGGGTTTTCCGGTGCGGGATGGCATCCAAAGCAGGCGGTCAGCCGCCTGGAAGCGTTGAAAATGCTGACCCTCTGGCCAGCTTATGCGGCCTTTGAAGAAGACCTTGCCGGCACGATAGCCGTCGGCAAGCGCGCTGACTTCACCGTTCTTTCCGCTGACCTGCTCACCATCCCGGAAACGGACATCCTCCGGGCACGCTGCCGGATGACCATCATTGGCGGCGAGGTCGTGTTCCGCGCTCAGGAACCCACAACCGGCAACAGCGCCCCGGCCGGGACAGGCTCAGGAAACCAGCCAGATAAGCGCCGTGCGCCCCAACCGCACAACTGGCGCTGGAAGCAGGTTGGCGCGGCTGGGCGGCCGCTGGATGCGGGTGTTGATCATCGGGCGAAACAGTCGCCACCGCAGCCGCCGGCCATCGAGCGTTTCTGA
- a CDS encoding MFS transporter, whose translation MPSFPPAAPPLVPTSSLSDPPQATHPSASSGIPAWLPQALHAFAFRDYRLQWAGAFTSSIGSWVQQVAQAWLVLDLTGSPFYLGLDAFLGMAPMLGLSLVGGAVADRFDRRKLLLFSQAVQMSSALTLALLVGLHVAMGLPLVYAILALSFLTGTAQALSGPAYLALLPNLVPQPFVAQAIAGNAIQFNLARVVGPMVAGLVLARFGAATCFALNALSFLAVMAALATIRPPQQIPATPGPSWRQEIATGMRYVFGDRMRRRLCFLATLTTSLGVAVPTLLPQYTRIIWHGDEVLFSRLAACSGLGAVTGAIVVATVAKKAQSLPLILATQAALGLCMLLLAATGWFWLACLWLFIGGALLVATYALVTTCFQQVVADDMRGRAVSLYMVCFRGGMAIGGLLAGSLAHWWRVTAAFGLAGLGLALAGAWAFLNWRVMTFPPPDRMTDKNTPE comes from the coding sequence ATGCCAAGTTTTCCACCGGCAGCGCCGCCGCTCGTCCCGACATCCTCACTTTCGGACCCACCCCAAGCCACCCACCCATCTGCGTCCAGCGGGATACCAGCCTGGCTGCCCCAGGCGCTGCACGCCTTTGCCTTCCGCGATTACCGCCTCCAGTGGGCCGGCGCTTTTACTTCCAGCATCGGAAGCTGGGTGCAGCAGGTTGCCCAGGCCTGGCTCGTCCTCGACCTGACCGGCAGCCCGTTTTATCTCGGTCTCGATGCCTTTCTGGGCATGGCACCGATGCTGGGATTATCGCTGGTGGGCGGCGCCGTGGCCGACCGGTTCGACCGCCGCAAGCTACTCCTGTTTTCCCAGGCAGTGCAAATGTCCAGCGCACTGACACTGGCGCTGCTGGTTGGGCTGCACGTTGCCATGGGGCTGCCCCTCGTGTATGCCATCCTGGCGCTGTCCTTTCTGACCGGAACGGCGCAGGCGCTGAGCGGGCCGGCCTATCTGGCGCTGCTCCCCAACCTGGTGCCGCAACCGTTTGTCGCGCAGGCCATTGCCGGCAATGCCATCCAGTTCAATCTGGCGCGGGTTGTCGGGCCGATGGTTGCCGGATTGGTCCTGGCGCGCTTTGGCGCGGCGACCTGTTTCGCCCTGAACGCTCTGTCGTTTCTGGCCGTGATGGCTGCCCTGGCCACCATTCGCCCGCCACAACAGATACCGGCGACACCCGGCCCCTCGTGGCGGCAGGAAATTGCGACCGGCATGCGCTATGTCTTCGGCGACCGGATGCGGCGACGGCTGTGCTTTCTGGCCACCCTGACGACCAGCCTGGGCGTTGCCGTTCCAACCCTGCTTCCGCAATACACCCGGATCATCTGGCACGGGGATGAAGTGCTGTTTTCACGGCTGGCAGCCTGTTCAGGGCTGGGCGCAGTGACGGGCGCCATCGTGGTCGCCACCGTCGCCAAAAAAGCGCAGTCCCTGCCGTTGATTCTGGCGACGCAGGCGGCGCTCGGTCTCTGCATGCTGCTGCTGGCGGCCACGGGCTGGTTCTGGCTGGCCTGTCTGTGGCTGTTCATTGGCGGGGCGCTTCTGGTGGCCACCTACGCGCTGGTGACGACCTGTTTTCAGCAGGTTGTCGCGGATGACATGCGGGGGCGGGCCGTGAGTCTCTACATGGTCTGTTTCCGGGGCGGAATGGCCATTGGGGGACTGCTGGCCGGCAGCCTGGCGCACTGGTGGCGGGTCACTGCCGCGTTCGGTCTGGCCGGGCTGGGACTGGCGCTGGCAGGCGCCTGGGCCTTTCTCAACTGGCGGGTGATGACGTTCCCTCCGCCAGACCGGATGACGGATAAAAACACACCGGAGTGA
- a CDS encoding folate-binding protein YgfZ, with amino-acid sequence MEYPLVTHHATLGAVLRPEGDGSVPAHYGRLAAEYTALVKHAGIVDLSARGCFAVGGRDRTTFINGWVSQHVKPLVPGTGVTALFLTPQGRVIADVTLDCLPDEFWLTTEPAAAAIVHKKLSPLVRAGDFRLTDLRATHALLGLVGLAAPALIESLTGAPLATWRTSLMVEKVGGGTESLPVFAHERLSIGNAGVLVVQRPRYGQPAFDLFVLHEAAVEVWAHLTGAGATPVGWDALEVCRIEHGTGRFGQDFDDTTLAPEAGLGHAISYTKGCYVGQETVAKIHWRGHDQTARRLTPLRIASDTGTDTALPGKGTPILADGKEVGQLTSVVRHPVTQEVLALGYLRSAVLAQPTALVADGRPVHIREGAAA; translated from the coding sequence ATGGAGTATCCGCTTGTGACACACCACGCGACACTTGGCGCCGTGCTGCGCCCTGAAGGTGACGGGTCCGTGCCAGCGCACTATGGCCGGTTGGCGGCCGAATACACGGCGCTGGTCAAGCACGCCGGGATCGTTGACCTCAGCGCGCGCGGCTGCTTTGCCGTTGGAGGACGTGACCGGACAACGTTCATCAACGGCTGGGTCAGCCAGCACGTCAAGCCGCTCGTGCCGGGCACCGGGGTCACTGCTCTTTTTCTGACGCCACAGGGAAGGGTCATTGCCGATGTCACGCTGGACTGCCTGCCCGATGAGTTCTGGCTGACGACCGAGCCGGCTGCGGCTGCCATCGTTCACAAAAAGTTGTCCCCGCTGGTGCGCGCCGGTGATTTCCGCTTGACCGATCTGCGCGCCACCCATGCTCTGCTTGGTCTCGTCGGGCTGGCTGCTCCGGCGCTGATCGAGTCGTTGACCGGCGCGCCGCTTGCCACTTGGCGCACCAGCCTGATGGTTGAAAAGGTCGGCGGTGGCACAGAATCTCTCCCGGTTTTTGCACACGAGCGGCTGTCTATTGGCAATGCCGGCGTGCTCGTTGTGCAGCGTCCCCGCTACGGACAGCCGGCCTTTGATCTGTTCGTTCTCCACGAGGCGGCCGTGGAGGTCTGGGCGCACCTGACCGGGGCCGGAGCCACGCCGGTCGGCTGGGATGCCCTGGAAGTGTGCCGCATCGAGCATGGCACCGGCCGTTTTGGGCAGGACTTTGACGACACCACCCTGGCGCCCGAAGCCGGGCTGGGGCATGCCATCAGCTACACCAAGGGCTGCTATGTCGGGCAGGAAACCGTGGCCAAAATCCACTGGCGCGGCCATGACCAGACCGCGCGGCGGCTGACACCGCTGCGCATCGCCAGCGACACCGGTACGGACACCGCGCTGCCGGGGAAAGGCACGCCCATCCTTGCCGATGGAAAGGAAGTTGGACAGTTGACCAGCGTCGTCCGCCATCCCGTGACTCAGGAAGTGCTGGCGCTGGGGTATCTCCGTTCGGCAGTGCTGGCGCAACCCACGGCGCTTGTGGCGGATGGCCGCCCGGTTCACATCCGGGAAGGAGCGGCGGCGTGA
- the mqnE gene encoding aminofutalosine synthase MqnE → MTSDPILRIAEKVQAGERLSFDDGVALFETRSVALLGHLAHTVRRARHGNVAYYNVNHHLNPTNVCYWDCTFCSFYRKPGQEGAYTYTIEQAIAEVRPYYEAGITEVHIVGGLHPTLKFDYYLDLLRGLKSAFPNVHLKAFTMVELDHFKRITRLSDEEVIERLREAGLDSCPGGGAEIFAEHIREKICRHKCDSQRWLDMARAVHRQGIRSNATMLYGHIESYADRVDHMLRLRDLQDETGGFQCFIPLAFYPEHTELAHLPGPTAVDSLKTIAVSRLMLDNFDHIKAYWVMLGRQTAQMALHFGADDLDGTVSGGGPLVATYSADGRDRCMTTREEVVSLIRDAGFEPVERDTLYQPVVRETTAAMV, encoded by the coding sequence ATGACCAGTGACCCTATTCTCCGCATTGCCGAGAAAGTACAAGCCGGTGAGCGGCTTTCCTTCGACGACGGGGTGGCCCTGTTTGAAACCCGGTCGGTCGCGCTGCTCGGCCACCTGGCCCACACCGTCCGCCGCGCGCGACATGGCAACGTGGCTTACTACAATGTCAACCATCACCTCAACCCAACGAACGTCTGCTACTGGGACTGCACGTTTTGCTCGTTTTACCGCAAGCCCGGACAGGAAGGGGCCTACACCTACACCATCGAGCAGGCCATTGCCGAAGTCCGGCCCTACTATGAAGCTGGTATCACGGAAGTCCACATCGTCGGCGGACTGCATCCGACGCTCAAGTTCGACTACTACCTTGACCTGCTGCGCGGGCTGAAAAGCGCCTTCCCCAACGTGCACCTGAAAGCCTTCACCATGGTTGAACTCGATCACTTCAAGCGCATCACGCGGCTGTCGGATGAAGAAGTCATCGAGCGGTTGCGCGAAGCCGGGCTGGATTCCTGCCCAGGCGGTGGGGCGGAGATATTTGCCGAGCACATACGGGAAAAAATCTGCCGTCACAAGTGCGACAGCCAGCGGTGGCTTGACATGGCGCGGGCCGTACACCGCCAAGGCATCCGCTCCAACGCCACCATGCTTTACGGCCACATTGAAAGTTACGCCGACCGTGTGGACCACATGCTGCGGCTGCGCGACCTGCAGGATGAAACCGGTGGGTTTCAGTGCTTCATCCCGTTGGCGTTTTATCCTGAACATACGGAACTGGCGCACCTGCCGGGGCCGACCGCCGTGGACAGTCTCAAAACCATTGCCGTCTCCCGGCTGATGCTCGACAACTTTGACCACATCAAGGCCTACTGGGTCATGCTCGGACGCCAGACGGCGCAGATGGCGCTCCATTTCGGGGCCGATGACCTTGACGGCACGGTGTCCGGCGGCGGCCCGCTGGTGGCGACCTACTCAGCCGACGGACGCGACCGCTGCATGACGACCCGTGAAGAAGTCGTCTCCCTCATCCGGGATGCCGGCTTTGAACCGGTCGAACGCGACACGCTCTACCAGCCCGTCGTTCGGGAAACCACGGCGGCCATGGTCTGA